The window ggaagtttgaagaaaaaaagtttgaatctaaacatggcctaagatAATAAGCTAACCTAGATTCTTTCCGAGTTGTACGAAAGCACAGGTATTTTAgctaatctctactattataaaaattaaaaatgtttttgtcggtattttggtacgtcatccgtgtatgagtcggtttttaagttcatttgcttttggaaatacatatccatatttgagttggtttttaagatcgttcacttttggtaaatacataaggaatcatataagaaatctgtttaagaaaactcacatgctaacttgagacgatcgggctccagcgaactcccacagtgaatttcattttaactaaaccatataacaataataagtgTCGACAAGTGATACTCGTAGACCGGATGATTAGGGTATTGGGTATGTTggaacgaggatctacgtaatacgacatcaagcaaacaaaagacaaggattatactggttcaggccctttatcaggtaatagccctagtctagtttatatgagattgatgatgGAAAACCACAGGTTACAGTGTAAGTAGTTTCGTAAACTActcggcgacttggctccgtgTACTCCGGCTACGtaaactatggtgggtgtgCTGGCGATCAGATTCGATGCCTTGTACCCCTCGctggggtcccttttataccgtggattatcttaaccctcAAGTAAGACTTGAGACATTGGATCTTGTACATTATAATAGAAACTATATCCCTTCCAAGTAGAATTTTAGAAATCGGTTGACTCGAggagatattttccataatttgtAATAGATTCCAACAATGTCCACGGGAACAATCCGTATACGTGAAAGTATGCCATATTCatatattccataagtcgtaggatatGAGGTATGCCTTATCTGTAACCTtgataataagattaaaatagacttcatccgttgcaacgcacagatattttttctagttatatAAAGAAATAAAATCCCAAGCTAATTAAGCATGCAgatctatatatattgttattAATTTGTCATGTACGGTTAACTTGACTGTGCACAAACACATGCATCAGCCCAATAATCTATATATGGAGTAGAAAACTAACATATCCTATAATATTATACAAGTGGTCTTGCTTAGTGTAGTTATTACTTATTAGGATTTTTCTGAGCCGTGGTTAGCCACGTCACCCTTTTTTTCCGGTCGTTCAATCAAATGCTCACCAACCGTTCGATTGCAATCCATCACACAGCGCACATACTTTTGCCTCCCTTCGCTCGCTTCTCTCCTTCCCCCGTCCCTGGCGCACTCTGCtagccgcgccacgccgcttctcctccacacccccacccccgccgccccAGGTCGTACAGACGCTGCCgctccgcctccctctccccggCGATTCTTTCTCCACGCCCACCAACGAGCTCCTATCAGAGTATCAATCATTAACCTCAAGTTAAAAGGGCATCCAtcattgttttcttcctcaTATCACAGTTCCTCAAAGACGATTCATCGTCTTCTGACCTCTTCGCTGGAAGCTCCAGATTTTGCAAACCTCAAATCCTTCCTTGAAGTTGATACATCCTCATCTGAGGAGTCTGGTCTCCATTTCCTGTCAAATCATCCTGCTGCAACTGATTAGAACCTCTCTTAATTAAACAGGGAGGGTGAAATCCGACCACTGGCAACAACTCTAGCAATCAGTGGCATCACCAATGCATCGCTAGACTCCTGATGTCAGAAAGATGCCTCCTTTGTTCGCAAAGGACTACCAGAAGCCCAGCTCCATTGCCGCCACCATGGCATGGATTAGACTCCAAACTTCTCTGATCTATCTTGAATCTAGTGCCACTTGATGACACTTGAAGTTGCCTCAGCTCTGATCTGGATGGCAAGCTCTCTTGTAGTAGGGCAAAGGATAAGGGAAAAAatttcattgcaacaaaaaacaaaGGAAGCCAGAATATTCAGAACATTCAAACATATTACTATTGTATAGCATGCTTACATATGGCCTGAAACCAAGTTGCAGGAAACAAGAGAAAATTAATGCATGCCTTGAAACGTTTGAAACTAGAGTATttcattgcaaaaaaaaaaaaacgaagtcAGCATATATTATTGCTACTAAGCAAATCACATTTTTGTGCCAAGGATTTAAGACCGGAAGTGAATTATATGAGGTGACGCCATCACCGATCCCTCTGTAATTTGCTTCTTCAGCAACTCCTGCTCCTGGATGGCCTCCGGATACCCTGTCGAAGCAACCTTGATCTTGGGATCCAAGTCTTCGCAGCACTCGAGCACCTTCCTGTCGTACAGGGATACATCCTCTAGGTTAACAGCAGCTTCCATGATGTGCCTGATGTATCCAAGGAAGTTGTCATTTGGTTGGAAACCATAGATTGTGAGCTTCGTCAGGTTGTAATGCCTAAAACCATCAGGCGCAGATGACTCCCACTCCACGTCTGTTTTGTCACAGAAGCCTTGTGCTTCCCGTTCCACACTGTCTGTCTCCATCTCACACCAATGGTCCCAAACTGTTATGCATAGCTCCTTCAGGACAGGTGCAGCTTCAATAAAGAAGCGTGTCCAAGCGATATCACATCCTTCAGGGAGTTCATCCAGATTCAGAACTTGCAGATTCCGAAGAACATGTGCAAGCAGTTTCGGGCACTCTGGCTGAACCCAAATCTGCAATAAAAGTAATAATGGAAGAATGCAGATTAAGTTGAGAATGATGAACAAATAACCTGCTGAGGACTTGCTTAAAGTAATTACCTTTTCGCTCAAGAAATTGAGGTGCAGGTCTCTTATGGAAAGGACATTAGGAAGGAATTGACTTAACCTGATAACCTTCTGCCATCTCATGCTTTCATCAGTGAGGCTTAGGCTCGAAAGCAACGGGACGTTGCCAAAAGACAAGGGTTCTTGGGGACAGTTCCACAGACTAAAAACAAGGCGTTTGAGGTTTGGTAGGGAGCTGAGCTCAACTAGTTCTAAGCCCGCACTAGAGATATTAAGCTCAACAAGCCGCGGGTGTTCAAACTTCATCTGCAACACGCTATCCTCTGTTTGACACATGGACAAACGCAGATACTCTAGCCGTTTGCATGTGGCGATGATGTTGAGAATGTCAGTTTCAGCAAGCCTTAAGTTGCGTAGGTGGAGACGCGTAAGGCCGGCAAATGCATCAGTACAGGCACCAAAAAATGTCATGAGCTGCTTGCCATTGTGGCGGAGATCGTCGATAGAGCAATGTTGTGCCCGCTTACCAGTCAGAATACTGAATTCAGCGCTGTCGAGGTTGTGGCTGTGGGTGGCCATTGCTCGGGCAACAGTTTTGCCAATGGTGAGACAATCATAGTACTTGAGGTAGAAGCATATGGTGAGTTGGCGAAGGGGAATCTCTTGGTTTCTGAAATTGAGGATGTTGTCTGTTGCATCAGACACAGCAGCGTTCATCTGAATCTGAATTGCGTCCTTGGAGGTGGCATAATAACCATAATAATGGGGCACAAAGGAATCAACCGAAATGTCTAAATTTGAGAGCAAATGGCGGAGGTGGATCGTCCTCTTGGAAAGGAggcaggtcctgacagcatcgGGGGTTGACAATATTACTCCCCTAGCCTCACAAATAAATTCCTAATTCCTTTATGATACTTCAACAAAACAGTTGCCTCAGCTCTTAGCTGCATGTCAAGCTCTCTTCTAGTTGTAGGGCAAAGGATAAGGGAAAATatttcattgcaacaaaaaaacaaaaggaagccAGAACATTCAAACATATTACTATTGTATAGCATGCTTACATATGCCTTGAAACGTTTGAAACTAGAGTATttcattgcaaaaaaaaaaggtcagcatATATTATTGCTACTCAACAAATCACATTTTTGTGCTGAGGATTTAAGACCGGAAGTGAATTATATGAGGTGACGCCATCACCAATCCCTCTGTAATTTGCTTCTTCAACAACTCCTGCTCCTGGATGGTCTCCGGATACCCTGACGGAGCAACCTTGATCTTGGGATCCAAGTCTTCACAGCACTCGAGCACCTTCCTGTCGTATAAAGATATGTCCTCTAGGTTAACTGCAGCTTCCATGACGTGCCTGATGTATCCCATAAAATTCTCATTTGGTTGGAAACCATAGATGGTTAGCTTAGTCAGGTTGTAATGCCTGAAACCATCAGGTGTAGATGACTCCCACTCCACGTTTGTTTTTTCACAGAAGCCCTGTTCTTCCCGTTCCACACTATCTGTCTCCATATCACACCAATGGTCCCAAACTGTGATGCATACCTCCTTCAGAGAGGGTGCAGCTTCGAGGAAGAAGCATGTCCAAGCGATATCGCGTCCTTCCGGGAGTTCATCCAGATTCAGAACTTGCAGATTCTGGAGAACAGGTGACAACAGTTTCGGGCACTCTGGCTGAACCCAGATCTGCAATACAAAGTAATAATGGAAGGATGCAGATTAAGTTGAGAACGAGGAACAAATAAGCTGCTGTGGTTAAAGTAATTACCTTTTCACTTAGGAAGCTGAGGTGCAGGTCTCTAATGGTGGGGGCACTAGAAAGGAACTGGCTTAATCTGATAACCTTCTGCCATCTCATACTTACATTTGTGAGGCTTAGGCTTGAAAGCAATGGGATGTTGCCAAAAGACAAGGGTTCTTGGGGACAGAGCCACAGGCTAAAAACCAACCGTTTGAGGTTCGGTAGGGAGTTGAGCTCAACTAGTTCTAAGCCTGCACTAGAGATATCAAGCTCAGCAAGCCGCGGGTGTTCCACCTGCAGCTGCAACACACTATCCTCTGTTTGACACATGGACAAACGCAGATACTCTAGCCGTTTGCATGTGGCGATGATGTTGGGAATGTCAGTTTCAGCAAGCTTTAAGTTGCGCAGGTGGAGACGTGTGAGGCCAGCAAATGCATCAGTACAGGCATAGAAAAATGTCATCAGCTACTTCCCATTGCGGCGGCGATCATCAACAGTGCAATATTGTAGCTTCTTATCTGGCAAAATAATGAATTCAGCGCTGTCGAGCTTGTGGGTGGCCATGGCTCGGGCAACAGCTTTGCCAATCGTGAGACAATCATAGTAGTTGAGGTAGAAGGTTATGCTGAGTTGGCGAAGGGGAATCTCTTGGTTTCTGAAATTGAGTATGTTGTCTGTCGCATCAGACACAGCAGCGTTCATGTGAATCCGAATTGCATCCATGGAGGTGGTATAATAACCATAATAATGGGGCAAAAAGAAATGAAGCGAAATGTTTAAGTTTGAGAGCAAATGTCGGAGGTGGATCGTCCTCTTAGAGAGGAGGCAGGTCCTGACAGCGTCGGGGGTGTTGAGGCGGTCCAGGATGTTGAGCAAGACATCATCAGGAAGCTTGGTGAACCTATCCACCACTGGTAGGTGGTTATTGTGAGCTGCTGATTTCTGCATCAATATAATTGCGAAACAAAATTAAaccgtgcatgcatgcagacgGCAGGCATACAAATGCAaagaaacaacaacaacaacaacaacaacaacaacaacaacaacaacaacaacaacaacaacaacaacaacaataataataataataataataataatatagaaATATACAAGAAGTAAATagagaaatgaaaaaaagaagaaaaggcaaGCGGCTTACATTGCGGTTGCGGCGACTACCCTTCTTATTCTTCATGGTGGTGGTGTAAGTAGCTTAGGTGATGGATGGATTGGGTAACAGTTTATTGGGCTATTGCGCTTATTGTTTGAGGTGGATAGTATGAACGCGAACGTCAGCTCCTCCATTATATAaggaggaggagccgaggagaAGACCGACGGGCAACTACTCATCATCCGTCTCCGTCTCCAAAACGGAGGACGACTCTGGATTGGAGTCTGGATTGGGATTGGAGGAGGCACAAGGGCACAAGGGCACAGCTCAGGGTGCGCCTGCGCCATGACCATGCACATACTCCTAGCTAGCTTGCCGTCCGTCTGGCTTTAATTTGACACATCCTATACGGAGGGCTTTGCCTCCTTtcagaaattttaaaaatatatattactccATAATTGTTCAGCACAGATACTACTACTCTCTCACTCAATCTATCTGCCATCTTTcagtaaaagaaaaggaaagaaatgcAATTGCTATTTCCTGATTCGAATCCCAGGTACATCCTTAAGGCCCATCTTCAGAGCAGTTTTCCTGTACAGTGCTGGAGGCTTTTCCAAACCGATGGATTTACAGAACCTGTTCGCTAGGTCAACAAGCATGGTCTTGTCTCTTCCAACATCACCTATTGAATTGTAGTAGCCAAGCCATGCGTGATATGCTGCCTCCTTGATGCTCATATCAACTATCTTTATTGAACCATCAACCTGCATTACAAATGGAACATGCATGTTCGTTCAAGCTGGAGATACAATTGACAACGAATGCACACCGCTGTAGGGGGGAAAATGTCCTACTTATATTTACTCAAATCCCCATAGACGGTGTAAAATGGTTATACTAACAGAATGGAATTTAAAATGATAAAATGGTTATTCGTACAAACAATGGTTCAAACAGAAACTAAAATGGTATAGTTCATAGCATATGTCATGGTTAGTGCAAAATCTATGCAACAGCATTTAGCTATAACTTATGAATCTTTAGATTAGACTCCTATCCATAAGCGATATATAAGTCCCAGGCTAATTAGTGCCAGGCTCACATCAACTGTTTTTTGAACACCATAGTACGTCTCTACTCATTCAACCTAAATACAACGAATCGTATCAAAGACAGTAAACAATATGGCATGGAGGCTAATGCAGTCTGCAAAAACGAAACATGACAAAAGCAATAGTGCTAGGAATGCTGGTTATTTTGTGCAAAAGTAAGAAAAATATTCCTCCAAAAGAACGTATCAAAGCAAACAAAGAGAAAAAGAGGAGCTTAAACTAGCTATCACCTATCAGTAGTTCAGCCTCAAAGTAGCAAATTTGGCGGGGTACAAGACTTGTATGCCCGAGTAGCAGTAGTGATTTAATAATATCTAGCTCTGATAATATGCTAGCTCATGCTGCACTAACAGAATAGACAAGTTAAAATTAGCTCATTCGAACCTTTCGTTTCATCTCCTCGTCAATGTTTGGTGTTTGAGACTTCTGCACCGGGAGATCATGTATCTCATTTAAGAAATACTCTTCCCATGGCGCAAGCAAAAGAATCCCTTTACCAGATTTACCTTCTCTTCCGGTCCTTCCAAGTCGATGGATGTAGTGCTCTCTATCTGAAGGAACACCAACCTAAACCAAAATAGTATATATGTTAAAATAGTAATTGCAGTGAAGAAGCAGCCATACAATCAGCTGCAGAGAGGTCCACTACAGCAGTTGCTTTTGCTTCAGCAAAGTAGCAATTCTGTCCTGAACTTTCACAACtacatttttaaaagaaaaaagactACCTGAATGACTAAGGTGACACCTGGATAATTCACTCCACGTGTTGAAACATCTGAGGTCACCAGAATCAAGCGACTAGAATCTCGAAATTCTTCTGATATCCGAGTTCTATAGAGCTGAGGCTTTCTTGAATGGATTTCTCGGACATTTAGCTTCAAATCTCGAAGCATTATATACATAAATTCAGTCACCATGGCAGTTGTGCAGAAAACAATCACCTGGAATGAGAAAGGCTAAGTAAGTTTATCATATTTTAATTCTTAATCAATTGTCTGGTCAAAAGAGAGGGATGAGAGCACCTTATAGTCCACTTCCTGATCAATATGTTCTCGGAGAAGGCGATAAACCATATGAAAATGCAGCTCATGTGGCATAACGAGATACAACTGCTCCACCTAAGCTCAAGAAAACCACATATCAAGGGATCAGTAAGCAActgaaaaattatttccatGGGAGAAGATAAAAAGAGACTACGCAGCAATATTTTACTTTTGAGCTAAAAATCATTAGAAATATAGTTTATATGTTATACAAAGTGTACAAATGTATCAAATATCCAAATGGTCGACACAATGGCAAGAAAGACGTATGGTCTAGGATATCTGTTTATGTGAATGTCTGTATGTGTATCCATGGAAAGCAAAAGTGCTGAACAATGCAGAGCTAATGGAAGTCCCTTCCATAGATGCAATAATGCAATGGGACCTCTTTTAATTGGCACATTAAAATAAATGCTAACAGATGCTCTAGGTAATGCAAACCAAGAAAATTGATCACATCACATTTCTGTACTTGCAGGAGTCAGAAAAAATGAGCACATTGCAGATGAGAAAAATCGAAGATTAAGTTGATATGCAGTACTAAATATACTAGAGTAGAACTGGAAAGTATAGACCTTAGTAGGAGTTTCAACAGCTCCCAAGCCCACTGTATCAACAAAAACATGATCCCTTTTTAAAACTAGCTGTGAAACCCTTCGAACCTGTCATTGGCAAATTCAGACATGTGGTTGTCAATCAATACAGAAATAGATAGACAAAAATTTACAGAATACTAGTGCTTTTGCCCATGCTGATCACAGTACCTCCTTTGGGATTGTAGCAGAAAATAGTAGTGTCTGTCTTTGACGTGGCAAACTATCAACAATCTTTTCAATGTCTGTACGGAAACCCAAATCTAGCAAATGATCAGCTTCATCCAATACAAGCAACTTCAATCCCATCAAGCGAACAGAGAATGAAGATTTGTTCTCAATGTGATCGAGCAGTCTACCAGGTGTAGCAACTAAAATCTTCAAGGGGGAAAACACAAGATATAGTTCAGACAAACGACAAACATCAGCAGCTATTACCTTGATCTATAGTAGGTCAGTAAACATTACAAACCTGGCATGGATCAGATTCTAAACGTCTTTGATCTAGCTTGAATCTAGTGCCACCAATAAGAGATTGAACACCAATTCCTTGATGGTACTTCAACAGAACATTTGCCTCAGCTGTGAGCTGGATGGCAAGCTCTCTTGTAGGGCAAAGGATAAGCGAAAATATTGGAGACACTCGATGATTTGTATGGCTCTTCATAGCATTCAAGACTGATTCAATTGCAGGGAGCTGTTTATCAATACATTTATGAATAAATTGGTTGAAGGAACCAACAATAAAAACTAAACATCTCAAAGTATCTCCTTGCAAAATAGTATTACCAGAAAAGCTGCACTTTTGCCAGTTCCAGTTTTAGCCTTGACAAGAACATCTTTGCCTGGATGCATACAGTGATGAGTGAGGGGCAACCTCTTGATTGTTGAAGGTTTCAGTGGTAACATGTTCAGATAAATCAAAAGATAAAATGGTGCCACAAGGTGCTAACTGCTAAGTAGTATGTGTGGAACTACTGAAGTGAGTAACATGGTCAGTATAAACTTGTGTTGTTAGTAGCACATATTcgaatgaaaataaaaaaagaaagtaccTTCAAGACACATAGGAAGTGCTGTTTCCTGCACAACGGTAGTCTGTACATATCCAGCATCAGTGAGTGCTTTTACTGTTAGGGGAGAGATACCACATTCCTCAAATCTGATGTCAACGAAACAATAGGGCTTATTAATCACATAGTAAGTATCTCTGTTTCGGAGCATGCTAGGAGGAATACACTCTCTATTTATTATGGTTAATTCTTGCTGTAGATCAGTGccataaaaaatgaaactcCAAGAAGACTATGTGTAGCAACTTCTTAGTTCATATACCATGATCGGTATGTTTCAAATTCTTTTGTTGTTTTGCCTAAAAGTTCATAATAACAATACATATATGATGTTCTAAAGCTAATAAGCTCCAGAACAAATAAATCAAAACTACATGAGCAAATAGGCAGCAATAGAAGGTAAACTAAAGTGTAACCTTTTATTGGTAAACAAAGATTCGCCCCTCGACTCGTAACGCCTCCGCTCAGCACCCAACACTTCCCTGTTCTTTATCTCCTCTCGCAGCTCTCGGAAGCTACCAGCGAGATCGTTGTTTTCTTCCTCATAGGACTTGAgcgctctcctctccttcttcatATCACAGTTCCTCAAAGCAGCACTGCTCCATTTCTTCCTGATGGCACTTCTCGCCTCCAATTCATCGTATCCTGATTCCTCCTCACTGGATGCTCCAAACCTCGCAAACCTCATATCCTTCTTCGCAGTTGATATatcctcatcatcctcatctGAGGAGTCTGGCCTCAATTTCCTGCCAAATCGCCCTGCTGCGAACGAGTAGAACCTCTCTCCATTCAACTGCGAGGGAGCAATCCGAGCACTGGCAAGACCTCTAGCAATCAGCGGCACCATCGATGTACCACTGGACTCCTGATGCGCCTGGAACAGAGGCATCACTGAGTAGGATCTCTTGGGACCGAAGAAACAGAAGGATGCCTCCTTTGTTCGCGAAGGAATGGCGGAAGACGAGCTCCATTGCCACCACCAGGGCGCGGCCGTCTGGAAATCCCTCCTAGGATTGAACGCAGCCAGACGCGGCTCCTTCCCACCCCTCGGTAGCTCCTGCTTTGTAGAGTCCAACTTACGGCGGTCGCCGCCATTCCCGCCAACGGAGACGAtcctcctcggcggccgcggccggtcGGCGCGGTGGATGGGCCCGTCGTCTTCGTTCCAGAGATCCTCGGCGCCGGGCAAGAGGAAGCGGTCGGCGAGGGCGCGGATGTGGGCGCGCGAGGAGGTgggcccgtcgccgtcgtcgggaggggaggcgccggcggcgggcaggcgggaGGCGCGGATCTCGGAGCGGAGGCGGGCGAGGTAGAGCTGCTTCTCGTGGCGGAGGAGCCCCCGCTCCTTGTGCCTCGCGAGCTTCTCGTGCATCCGCTTGTGCTGCCACTTCGACAGCCCGCCCGGGAACGTCCTCGGCCCGCCCCCCATCCCACCggcgtcctcgtcggcggcggcggcgagaagcaGTAGGGTTTATCAATCAATTATCACTCGCTGGGATTTTTCCCCTATCCAGGGAGGGTTTTGACTTTTTTGACTCTGACAGGTCGCCGTTTCCGCCTTCTGAGAATACGTTTCCGCCTTCGCGTGGGGTTTGCAGAAAATGGGTACCAACTGAATCCTCAACTCGCAGATCTCTCGCGGGGAGAGCAGAAGCAGAGATGGAGAGGAAGCGTGTGCTCGTCGTCGGGGGCAGCGGCTACCTGGGCCagcacctcctcgccgcgctcgctgccggcggcgaggtcgacgtcGCCTTCACCCACCACCGCGACAccccgccgcagccgctcctGCACGCGCTCCCCGGGCTTCGCGCCTTCAGAGTAGACCTCCGCTCCGGCGATGGCCTCCGCGCCGTCTCCGAGTCCTTCGGCCAGGTACCTGCTCTACGTTTCCCATTTCAAGTTGTGATGCTACTGCTAGTCAGAATGTGCGTTGCTACTTCACTCTCTTTGCAGCATGGAAAATGTAATATGTTCTTACTGCGAGAATCGAATCGTTTCCTTTCCTATGAAAATCCCTGCAAATGTCTTATGAAATTGTGTAGATTTTAGAATTTTCTAGAGCTAATATTTCAAAAGGATGGAACACTTGACACAACGCCTTTGCTGTATCCAGTTTGGTGGAATCTTGAAGTGCTTTATTACTAAATAAATAATGTATGAGACAGACCGCTTTATTCCTTTTCTAAATGGAGAATTTAGACTATTTACCATCAAATTCACGTTCCTTAATTTTTTTACCACCTAATCCGTATGCCCTCTATAATATGTCATTAGGACTGCTAATTAGCCTATTTGGTAACACTTTATCTATTTTTactgtatttttcttttcttaattttatttGTATATATTTTCAAGATTTGTGGACATTTTTACcctggacccacctgtcagatcAAAGAGAGATACTCTGGGTCTAGATCGATTCGCTCCCTCCAGGcgtagcgccaccgccgccgccacacgcTTCTTCGGCGTCGCGTCACCACCGACCCGCTGCCCTGCGCcaccaccgagcgccgccccacCACCCCCGCCGGCACTGTGCGGCAgcacctccagccgccccagcTATTAGGCAGCACATGGCATGGAAACGTAGTAATCCTTCACAAGAACATGCCATGTTTTCCATGTTCCATAGCTAGCTAAGCTTTTTAGCTTTAGCAGCAGCATGGTGAGTGAGTGACAAGATTCATCGGCATGGTAGCATCTAGCGATGCATGCAAAGCTACTAACACAGTGATGTTTGTGTAGCCACAGCGCCACAGATCGTGCAGTGGGGCCGTCGAGttggggcggcgggggcgcacAGTGGCGCCGCCGGCACTCGGCGGGGTGGTGGCGCTCGGCGGTTGGGGCGGAGTGGCGTCGAgtcagctgcggcggcggcagcgctcgGCGATTGGGGCGGCGAGCTTGCGCACCCTGGCGGTGGCAGCGTTCTGCGGCGGggtggtggggcggcgccgCTCGGGGGCGGCAAGCtgggggcggcgctcggtggtgGGGCGGAGAGCTGAGgcaagtggcggcggcggcgatcggcgGCGGGGTGGTCGCGGTCGATGGCGCCGATGCCGGTCGGGGGCGTTGCCTGGAGGGATCGATCGATACGGAGAAATATCTCTCTTTTGgatctgacaggtgggcccggggGCAAAAACGTCCATAAATCTTGAAAAATATACAAATAGAGTTAAGAAAAGAGAAATACGAAAAAAATAGATAAAGTGGTACCAAATAGACTAATTAACAGTCCTAATGATATATTATAGAGGGCATGCGGATTGGGTGGTAAAAAAGTTGAGGCACGCGAATTTGATGGTAAATAGTCTAAATTCTCTTCTAAATGAGTTTAATTACCATGTTCAGCCGCATGTGATTGTGAACTGTGCTGCAATCTCGGTACCTCGGCAATGCGAAACGGATCCTGCTGCTGCTATGGCTACTAATGTACCTTCATCACTTGTCACTTGGTTGTTAAGCTTTGGGAATGACAACACTCTTCTTATCCATCTCTCAACAGATCAAGGTGCACTGCTCTCTCAACTCTCATCCTTGATAATCTGACGCTATCGAAACTCTTCTGCAGGCATTCATTTTTTTCGTTTAAAAGCCTAGCTAGAGACAACCGAGGATCTTATGAAAACCCAGAGTTTATAGGTTACTTGCTAATTTATGCATTTGTGGTCTATATAGTAACCAGCAAGTGTAGGAAATTCCTTCTTTTGATCTTACCAAGTCACTCTCTTGTGGTACCAGTTTACGAGGGAGTAAAATCCTTCTACAAAGAGGATGATGAGACCTTGCCAGTGAACATGTACGGAAAATCTAAAGTTGCTGCAGAGAAGTTTATTATTGAACAATGCTCAAACTATGCAATCTTGAGAAGCAGTATTATTTATGGGCCACAAACAATTTCTCCTGTGGCAAAATCTCTTCCAATTCAGGTATGGTTAAATGACTAATCTGCAGCAGCTACAATACTTCCTCCTTAAAGCAAGTTAAACTTTTAGTCTTATCATAGTTGTTTAGAAATAAGAACTACACCTCATAGATTGGATTGTCTAACTAAAAAAGTTCTTCCTCTGTATGCAGTGGATGGATAGTGTTCTTTCACAAGGCCAACAAGTTCAATTCTTTAATGATGAGTTC of the Oryza sativa Japonica Group chromosome 2, ASM3414082v1 genome contains:
- the LOC4331213 gene encoding uncharacterized protein; its protein translation is MTFFYACTDAFAGLTRLHLRNLKLAETDIPNIIATCKRLEYLRLSMCQTEDSVLQLQVEHPRLAELDISSAGLELVELNSLPNLKRLVFSLWLCPQEPLSFGNIPLLSSLSLTNVSMRWQKVIRLSQFLSSAPTIRDLHLSFLSEKIWVQPECPKLLSPVLQNLQVLNLDELPEGRDIAWTCFFLEAAPSLKEVCITVWDHWCDMETDSVEREEQGFCEKTNVEWESSTPDGFRHYNLTKLTIYGFQPNENFMGYIRHVMEAAVNLEDISLYDRKVLECCEDLDPKIKVAPSGGVILSTPDAVRTCLLSKRTIHLRHLLSNLDISVDSFVPHYYGYYATSKDAIQIQMNAAVSDATDNILNFRNQEIPLRQLTICFYLKYYDCLTIGKTVARAMATHSHNLDSAEFSILTGKRAQHCSIDDLRHNGKQLMTFFGACTDAFAGLTRLHLRNLRLAETDILNIIATCKRLEYLRLSMCQTEDSVLQMKFEHPRLVELNISSAGLELVELSSLPNLKRLVFSLWNCPQEPLSFGNVPLLSSLSLTDESMRWQKVIRLSQFLPNVLSIRDLHLNFLSEKIWVQPECPKLLAHVLRNLQVLNLDELPEGCDIAWTRFFIEAAPVLKELCITVWDHWCEMETDSVEREAQGFCDKTDVEWESSAPDGFRHYNLTKLTIYGFQPNDNFLGYIRHIMEAAVNLEDVSLYDRKVLECCEDLDPKIKVASTGYPEAIQEQELLKKQITEGSVMASPHIIHFRS
- the LOC4331214 gene encoding dEAD-box ATP-dependent RNA helicase 48, producing MGGGPRTFPGGLSKWQHKRMHEKLARHKERGLLRHEKQLYLARLRSEIRASRLPAAGASPPDDGDGPTSSRAHIRALADRFLLPGAEDLWNEDDGPIHRADRPRPPRRIVSVGGNGGDRRKLDSTKQELPRGGKEPRLAAFNPRRDFQTAAPWWWQWSSSSAIPSRTKEASFCFFGPKRSYSVMPLFQAHQESSGTSMVPLIARGLASARIAPSQLNGERFYSFAAGRFGRKLRPDSSDEDDEDISTAKKDMRFARFGASSEEESGYDELEARSAIRKKWSSAALRNCDMKKERRALKSYEEENNDLAGSFRELREEIKNREVLGAERRRYESRGESLFTNKRFEECGISPLTVKALTDAGYVQTTVVQETALPMCLEGKDVLVKAKTGTGKSAAFLLPAIESVLNAMKSHTNHRVSPIFSLILCPTRELAIQLTAEANVLLKYHQGIGVQSLIGGTRFKLDQRRLESDPCQILVATPGRLLDHIENKSSFSVRLMGLKLLVLDEADHLLDLGFRTDIEKIVDSLPRQRQTLLFSATIPKEVRRVSQLVLKRDHVFVDTVGLGAVETPTKVEQLYLVMPHELHFHMVYRLLREHIDQEVDYKVIVFCTTAMVTEFMYIMLRDLKLNVREIHSRKPQLYRTRISEEFRDSSRLILVTSDVSTRGVNYPGVTLVIQVGVPSDREHYIHRLGRTGREGKSGKGILLLAPWEEYFLNEIHDLPVQKSQTPNIDEEMKRKVDGSIKIVDMSIKEAAYHAWLGYYNSIGDVGRDKTMLVDLANRFCKSIGLEKPPALYRKTALKMGLKDVPGIRIRK
- the LOC107278546 gene encoding uncharacterized protein; this translates as MKNKKGSRRNRNKSAAHNNHLPVVDRFTKLPDDVLLNILDRLNTPDAVRTCLLSKRTIHLRHLLSNLNISLHFFLPHYYGYYTTSMDAIRIHMNAAVSDATDNILNFRNQEIPLRQLSITFYLNYYDCLTIGKAVARAMATHKLDSAEFIILPDKKLQYCTVDDRRRNGK